From the Lolium rigidum isolate FL_2022 chromosome 2, APGP_CSIRO_Lrig_0.1, whole genome shotgun sequence genome, one window contains:
- the LOC124685825 gene encoding uncharacterized protein LOC124685825 — MAPPPALRLTESPPDELIEEILLRLPPDEPSCLLRASLVCKAWRRIISHRRFRRRLHELHGRPPVLGFLRNNPKAVKDFVATTASAFSLAVPGDYLALDYRHGRALLLDMVPGWGELVLWDPITGDQERVPVPEAMWDNPTAAIVCAAAGCDHRGCHGRRPFHLVMVYCDTIGYQNGYQDEEDLEWDTCVCSYSSETGEWGDLTCIHDLAVDFRLHTTSVLVGDSLLYFLSDRGTIIEYDLAGEDATTISPPEFEGYGSVALILTEDGGLGVAQFSPDCGLNIWSRLVSDDNDAALWVKSEVICLDNLLPADALEEEELEELKQAATSQTLSWMVDETEGCLSGNL; from the exons atggcgccgccgccggcgctgcgccTCACCGAGTCGCCGCCGGACGAGCTCATCgaggagatcctcctccgcctccctcccgaCGAGCCGTCGTGCCTCCTCCGCGCCTCGCTCGTCTGCAAGGCCTGGCGACGCATCATCTCGCACCGCAggttccgccgccgcctccacgagCTCCACGGGAGACCCCCCGTACTGGGCTTCCTCCGAAACAACCCCAAGGCCGTAAAAGACTTCGTCGCCACCACAGCCTCAGCCTTCTCCCTCGCCGTCCCAGGTGACTACCTGGCCCTGGACTACCGCCAtggccgcgcgcttctcctcgacATGGTTCCGGGTTGGGGTGAGCTCGTGTTGTGGGATCCAATCACTGGCGACCAGGAGCGCGTGCCGGTGCCAGAGGCGATGTGGGACAACCCAACCGCGGCCATTGTCTGTGCGGCGGCCGGGTGCGACCACCGCGGCTGTCACGGGAGGAGGCCCTTTCACTTGGTGATGGTCTATTGTGACACCATCGGCTACCAGAATGGCTACCAAGACGAGGAGGATCTGGAGTGGGACACATGTGTGTGCTCCTACTCGTCGGAGACCGGCGAGTGGGGCGACCTGACTTGCATCCACGATTTGGCTGTGGACTTCAGACTCCACACCACCAGCGTGCTCGTGGGGGACTCTCTGCTCTACTTCCTGTCCGATCGTGGAACAATCATCGAGTACGACTTGGCCGGGGAGGATGCTACCACCATCTCGCCCCCGGAGTTCGAGGGGTACGGTTCAGTGGCCCTCATTCTCACCGAGGATGGTGGATTAGGAGTTGCTCAATTTTCTCCAGACTGTGGTCTCAACATATGGTCGAGGTTGGTTAGTGACGACAATGACGCAGCACTATGGGTAAAGAGCGAGGTCATCTGCCTGGACAATCTGCTCCCAGCTGATGctctcgaggaggaggag CTTGAAGAACTGAAACAAGCAGCCACAAGCCAAACTCTGTCATGGATGGTGGATGAGACAGAGGGTTGCCTCAGTGGCAACCTATGA